Proteins encoded together in one Bacillota bacterium window:
- a CDS encoding PhoH family protein, producing the protein MVGCAEARLTVKNNGDAVNLFGHLDENLKFIEEKSTTKIFARSGEIVVRGEEKAVDRTVALLKQLIAWTEQGNPITVSDINYAWRLVQDSSHDKLVDIRAEVILTNARGKPVRPKTAGQSRYTRAIKDHDLVFAIGPAGTGKTYLAVVMAVRALRNREISRIVLVRPAVEAGEKLGFLPGDIQEKVDPYLRPLYDGLYNVLGAETAQRYMERNIIEVAPLAYMRGRTLDDSFVILDEAQNTTPEQMKMFLTRLGFGSKAVVTGDITQIDLPKGQSSGLIEVQKVLKGVEGVSFQYLTGEDVIRHPLVQKIIEAYEHFEAKEE; encoded by the coding sequence TTGGTAGGTTGCGCGGAAGCGAGGCTCACCGTGAAAAACAATGGAGACGCGGTTAACCTTTTCGGTCATCTTGACGAAAACTTAAAATTTATTGAAGAAAAAAGTACAACCAAGATTTTTGCCCGGAGCGGCGAGATCGTCGTCCGGGGTGAAGAAAAAGCGGTTGACCGGACGGTTGCTTTATTGAAACAGTTAATTGCCTGGACTGAGCAGGGAAACCCGATTACGGTTTCGGACATCAATTACGCCTGGCGCCTTGTTCAAGATAGTTCACATGATAAGCTGGTTGACATCCGGGCAGAAGTGATTTTAACAAATGCGCGGGGTAAGCCGGTTCGCCCGAAGACGGCCGGTCAGTCCCGTTATACCCGGGCGATCAAGGACCACGATCTGGTTTTTGCCATCGGTCCCGCCGGCACCGGGAAAACTTACCTGGCCGTTGTGATGGCCGTCCGGGCCCTGAGGAACAGGGAGATCAGCCGGATTGTCCTCGTCCGTCCCGCGGTTGAAGCAGGGGAAAAACTGGGGTTTCTCCCGGGTGATATTCAGGAAAAGGTCGATCCTTACCTGCGGCCACTTTATGACGGGCTTTACAATGTTTTGGGGGCAGAAACAGCCCAGCGCTATATGGAGCGCAACATTATCGAGGTGGCTCCTCTCGCTTACATGCGGGGGCGTACGCTTGACGACTCGTTTGTGATTCTCGATGAGGCTCAAAACACCACCCCGGAACAGATGAAGATGTTTTTGACCCGCCTCGGCTTTGGTTCCAAGGCTGTGGTCACCGGGGATATAACCCAGATTGACCTCCCCAAAGGGCAGTCGTCGGGGTTAATCGAGGTCCAGAAGGTGTTAAAAGGTGTGGAAGGGGTTTCATTTCAGTATCTTACGGGGGAGGACGTCATCCGTCACCCTCTTGTTCAGAAGATAATCGAAGCCTACGAGCACTTTGAAGCAAAAGAGGAGTAA
- a CDS encoding cytidine deaminase: protein MEDRELLLQAKKASQNAYAPYSRFPVGAALLGEEGTVFTGCNVENASYGLTLCAERVALVKAVAAGVRRFAALAIWAPVASWPCGACLQSLAEFAPRLRIVRGGDNFEKEVKNLEELFPAAFRFPGQGKAGEKRITGE, encoded by the coding sequence ATGGAAGATCGGGAGTTGTTATTGCAGGCAAAAAAGGCCTCGCAAAATGCTTATGCGCCCTACTCACGCTTTCCGGTAGGGGCAGCTTTGCTGGGCGAGGAAGGAACCGTTTTTACGGGCTGCAACGTGGAAAACGCCTCCTACGGCCTGACCCTGTGCGCGGAGCGGGTGGCCCTGGTAAAGGCTGTGGCAGCCGGTGTGCGCAGATTTGCGGCCCTTGCCATCTGGGCCCCGGTTGCGAGCTGGCCATGCGGCGCCTGTCTCCAGAGTCTTGCGGAATTTGCCCCCCGGCTGCGGATTGTCCGCGGTGGGGATAACTTCGAAAAAGAAGTTAAAAATCTCGAGGAACTCTTTCCCGCCGCCTTCCGTTTTCCCGGGCAGGGGAAAGCAGGGGAGAAAAGGATTACAGGGGAGTGA
- a CDS encoding nickel-dependent hydrogenase large subunit, with translation MAKVIVDPVTRIEGHLKIEVEVEGGQVVSAHSSGTLFRGLELILQGHDPRDAQEVVQRICGVCPIGHATAATLALDDAFDIAPPSNGRIIRNLILGANYIQSHILHFYHLAALDYVKAPDTIAPLAPRYEGDYRLPEEVNSAAVNHYIQALEMRKKAHEMLAIFGGRMPGQRAIVPGGVTETVDAEKILEFKFRLQELISFINNVYIPDVLAVASVYKDWLDIGRGCKNLLAYGAFPVDDNGTLFFTRGCYTGGADRDFDPAKVTEDVKYSWYDDDTIDKHPGESVITPAPDKEGAYSWLKAPRYDGKVHEVGPLARIWISKDQQLRALGEKAFSVMGRHAARAQEAKMVAEAMLDWLGQLEPGKPTCNPHKVPNQATGMGLTEAARGALGHWIKIEAGRVAKYNAVVPTTWNGSPRDEQGQPGPIEQALVGTPVKDPNNPIEVVRVVRAFDPCIACAVHVITPDRKLRKFRVY, from the coding sequence ATGGCAAAAGTGATTGTCGATCCCGTAACCAGAATCGAGGGCCACTTGAAGATTGAAGTTGAGGTTGAGGGGGGTCAAGTTGTCAGCGCCCACAGCAGCGGAACCCTTTTCCGGGGCCTGGAGCTTATTTTGCAGGGCCACGACCCGCGGGACGCCCAGGAGGTCGTTCAGCGGATCTGTGGAGTTTGTCCGATTGGCCACGCCACAGCCGCGACCCTGGCCTTAGATGATGCTTTTGACATTGCGCCGCCCAGCAACGGCCGGATCATCCGCAATCTCATCCTTGGGGCGAATTACATCCAGTCTCATATCCTCCATTTTTACCACCTGGCGGCCCTGGACTACGTGAAAGCCCCTGATACCATCGCGCCGCTGGCCCCACGTTATGAAGGAGACTACCGCCTCCCCGAGGAGGTCAACAGCGCCGCGGTAAACCATTACATCCAGGCTCTGGAGATGCGGAAGAAAGCGCACGAAATGCTGGCGATCTTCGGAGGCAGAATGCCGGGCCAGCGGGCGATCGTTCCCGGTGGTGTGACGGAAACCGTAGATGCAGAGAAAATTCTGGAGTTCAAGTTCCGCCTCCAGGAATTAATCTCTTTTATCAATAATGTTTACATTCCCGATGTGCTGGCCGTGGCCAGTGTTTACAAGGATTGGCTTGACATCGGGCGGGGCTGCAAAAACCTCCTTGCGTACGGTGCCTTCCCCGTAGATGATAACGGGACCCTCTTTTTCACCCGGGGCTGCTACACCGGGGGGGCAGACAGGGACTTCGATCCGGCCAAAGTCACCGAAGATGTTAAATACTCCTGGTACGACGATGATACCATCGACAAACACCCCGGCGAAAGCGTGATCACCCCTGCTCCTGATAAGGAAGGGGCTTACTCCTGGCTGAAAGCGCCGCGTTATGACGGAAAAGTTCACGAAGTCGGGCCGCTGGCGCGGATCTGGATAAGTAAGGATCAGCAGCTCAGGGCCCTGGGAGAAAAAGCCTTCTCCGTCATGGGCCGCCACGCCGCACGCGCCCAGGAGGCGAAGATGGTGGCCGAAGCAATGTTGGATTGGCTTGGCCAGTTGGAGCCCGGCAAGCCCACCTGCAATCCTCACAAGGTGCCCAATCAGGCAACGGGAATGGGCCTCACCGAGGCAGCGCGGGGCGCGCTGGGGCACTGGATCAAGATCGAAGCCGGCCGGGTCGCGAAGTATAATGCGGTAGTACCTACGACCTGGAATGGCAGCCCGCGGGATGAGCAGGGCCAGCCGGGGCCCATCGAGCAAGCGCTGGTCGGCACGCCTGTAAAGGATCCCAATAACCCCATCGAGGTTGTGCGGGTTGTACGCGCCTTTGACCCGTGTATCGCCTGTGCCGTTCACGTCATTACCCCGGACCGGAAGCTTCGCAAGTTCCGGGTCTATTAA
- the deoC gene encoding deoxyribose-phosphate aldolase, whose amino-acid sequence MVHELEKQGEGIDLAPLIEHTLLRPEATARDCEQLCREAMNFRFYGVCVPPNRVRLARSLLAGSGVKVVTVAGFPLGFQTVAVKVFEIENALAAGAEEIDAVLNIGALKEARFSFVEAEVRSLMEAVRAAGRSGARPLLKIIVETCYLSDTEKTQAARLVLEAGADFVKTSTGFAPGGARVEDVALLREAAGGRLKIKAAGGIRTRAQALALVAAGADRLGTSRGPALVKFES is encoded by the coding sequence TTGGTTCACGAACTTGAAAAACAGGGGGAGGGAATTGACCTTGCCCCCTTGATTGAACACACCCTGCTGCGGCCCGAGGCAACCGCCCGGGACTGCGAGCAGCTCTGCCGGGAAGCCATGAATTTTCGTTTTTACGGCGTCTGCGTCCCGCCTAACCGGGTGAGGCTTGCCCGCTCTCTCCTGGCGGGGAGCGGGGTCAAAGTGGTAACCGTTGCAGGCTTTCCCCTGGGTTTTCAAACCGTTGCCGTCAAGGTCTTTGAAATAGAGAACGCCCTTGCCGCAGGAGCGGAGGAAATTGACGCGGTTCTCAACATTGGCGCTTTAAAAGAGGCGCGCTTTTCTTTTGTTGAGGCAGAAGTGCGCTCTCTTATGGAGGCCGTCCGCGCTGCCGGCCGGTCCGGGGCGCGGCCTTTGCTCAAGATCATCGTCGAAACATGCTACCTCTCCGATACCGAAAAGACTCAGGCGGCTCGCCTGGTTCTGGAGGCAGGGGCGGATTTCGTCAAAACCTCGACGGGGTTCGCGCCCGGGGGAGCGAGGGTGGAGGACGTTGCCCTGCTGCGGGAGGCGGCAGGAGGCAGGCTGAAAATTAAGGCGGCGGGTGGAATCAGAACCCGGGCGCAGGCCCTGGCGCTGGTCGCGGCCGGTGCCGACCGTTTGGGTACAAGCCGGGGTCCGGCTCTGGTCAAGTTTGAAAGTTAG
- a CDS encoding hydrogenase small subunit has translation MKELSRRDFLKLCAGSAAAVSLSQALLPELARAVPAAGNPPVLWIQGASCTGCSISLLNSVQPDILKILTEVISLKFHPNVSAAAGELAMRVIEETEAAGNYYLVVEGAVPTKDGGIYCTVGERDGKHLTFLDRVKELGENAAAVLAVGTCAAYGGIPAADPNPTGCKGVQDVFKEEGINTPVLNISGCPPHPDWIVGSLAHVLLFGELPEVDKLGRPKVFYGKLVHDNCPRRQYFDNSKFAKSFSEPGCLLEIGCKGPQAHCDSFDRQWNGGVSWCLKAGAPCIACTEKGFPDDATPFYARMPGVPLPNITASADAVGAVLGAAVVAGIGAHLVGNIATGRLGGK, from the coding sequence ATGAAAGAATTAAGTCGCCGCGATTTTCTCAAGTTATGCGCAGGTTCTGCAGCGGCGGTTAGCTTATCCCAGGCCCTGTTGCCCGAACTTGCCCGGGCCGTCCCTGCCGCAGGAAACCCGCCGGTGCTCTGGATTCAAGGCGCCAGTTGTACGGGTTGTTCGATCTCCTTGTTAAATTCCGTCCAGCCCGATATTTTGAAAATTTTGACAGAAGTTATTAGTTTAAAATTCCACCCCAACGTCTCTGCAGCGGCAGGAGAACTCGCGATGAGGGTGATTGAAGAAACGGAAGCTGCAGGGAACTACTACCTGGTGGTTGAAGGGGCGGTCCCCACCAAAGACGGCGGAATTTACTGTACGGTTGGGGAGCGGGATGGAAAACACCTGACTTTCCTGGATAGAGTGAAGGAACTTGGCGAGAATGCAGCCGCCGTCCTGGCTGTCGGGACCTGTGCTGCCTATGGCGGGATTCCGGCGGCCGATCCAAATCCGACGGGCTGTAAGGGTGTGCAGGATGTCTTTAAAGAGGAGGGCATCAACACTCCGGTCCTCAACATTTCCGGCTGTCCTCCCCATCCCGACTGGATCGTGGGAAGCCTTGCCCACGTTTTACTCTTTGGAGAACTTCCTGAGGTTGACAAGCTCGGGAGGCCCAAGGTTTTCTACGGCAAACTGGTCCACGACAACTGCCCGCGGCGCCAGTACTTTGACAACAGCAAGTTCGCGAAATCTTTCAGCGAGCCAGGCTGCCTGCTGGAGATCGGCTGCAAGGGGCCCCAGGCCCACTGCGACAGCTTTGACCGCCAGTGGAACGGCGGCGTGAGCTGGTGTCTGAAGGCGGGTGCGCCCTGCATTGCCTGCACGGAAAAAGGTTTCCCCGATGACGCCACACCGTTCTACGCGCGGATGCCCGGCGTGCCGCTTCCCAACATTACCGCCAGCGCGGACGCGGTCGGGGCCGTGCTGGGTGCTGCGGTAGTGGCCGGGATTGGCGCCCACCTGGTCGGCAACATTGCCACAGGCCGGCTCGGCGGTAAATAA
- a CDS encoding HDIG domain-containing protein, translating into MLTWQKGGQWLRSVFGKTIRHPNFRRVGWSLFFFLVTALILASSFLSGGFSLKEGQISPADISSPRNLVYVDEAETERLRLEAARQVEKVYREDKQVAALLDEKIATIYAKVKELQTAEISAAERVARLREFIAQVTGAPAERVKSLPGDALEALLQRSAEELEELERRSRNFLQEELKYRLTEESLPDARASLAEKVALSEKNRPWQPAVSFFLTETIRPNLVLDREAYEKRVAEARDRVPLVQRTIQAGQIIVRKGDPVDAGDLAVLRQLGLLRARAVWPVLLAVSLFVLLLGGLSLLYLYQFRRDFLRHDQHLLLYGLLFTLTLLVAKGITVLKISNQPEVANLTGYLVPLAGGAMLIAVLLDAGLAVFTAFVTSILVGIMMDGQLSFVIAGLAGSLAGIYSISALSDRSGLIRGGIYVSSANAAAILILGLLNEVGARTVVSGVGMGVLNGFLSSVMTLGCLPYLEAAFGITSSVRLLELANPNQPLLKRLLMEAPGTYHHSILVGNLAEAAAQAVQADPLLVRVGSYYHDIGKLKRPYFFIENQVMKENPHEKIAPSLSTLIITSHVKDGLELAREFKLPRDIQAIIEQHHGTSLVAYFYQRALESDRPELVAEADFRYDAVKPQSKEAALVMLADSVEAAIRALQKPTPGRLEGLTRRLIKEKLHDGQLDECDLTFKDLNRIAAAFVQVLAGIFHSRIEYPETVISEFERRRSRSAVVNQ; encoded by the coding sequence ATGTTAACCTGGCAAAAAGGGGGCCAGTGGCTCCGGTCTGTTTTCGGTAAAACAATCCGCCACCCGAACTTCCGGAGGGTAGGCTGGAGTCTTTTCTTTTTTTTGGTTACTGCTTTAATCCTGGCTTCAAGCTTCCTTTCCGGGGGCTTTTCACTTAAAGAGGGCCAGATCAGCCCGGCCGATATCTCTTCACCCCGGAATCTCGTTTATGTTGACGAAGCGGAGACGGAGCGCCTCCGGCTGGAGGCGGCGCGCCAGGTGGAAAAGGTTTACCGGGAAGATAAGCAGGTTGCAGCCCTGCTGGATGAAAAAATCGCAACCATCTATGCAAAGGTTAAGGAACTGCAAACGGCCGAAATTTCTGCTGCGGAGCGGGTTGCCCGGTTGCGGGAATTTATCGCCCAGGTAACGGGTGCTCCCGCCGAGAGGGTCAAGTCTTTGCCTGGCGACGCCCTGGAGGCGCTTCTCCAGAGAAGCGCGGAAGAACTGGAAGAGCTCGAGAGGCGAAGCAGGAATTTCCTCCAGGAGGAATTAAAATACCGCCTGACCGAGGAGTCTCTTCCCGATGCCAGGGCGAGCCTTGCCGAGAAGGTTGCCTTATCCGAAAAGAATCGACCCTGGCAACCTGCAGTCAGCTTCTTCCTGACAGAAACGATCCGCCCCAACCTCGTTCTCGACCGCGAGGCTTACGAAAAACGGGTTGCCGAGGCAAGGGACCGGGTGCCCTTGGTTCAGCGGACGATTCAGGCAGGGCAGATCATCGTAAGGAAAGGGGACCCCGTCGATGCCGGGGATCTTGCGGTACTTCGCCAGTTAGGGCTTTTAAGGGCGCGCGCGGTCTGGCCGGTGCTGCTCGCCGTGAGCCTTTTCGTGCTTTTGCTTGGCGGGTTGAGCCTGCTTTACCTTTACCAGTTCCGGCGGGACTTCCTGAGGCACGACCAGCACCTGCTCCTGTACGGACTGCTCTTCACCCTGACTCTCCTGGTTGCGAAGGGGATTACAGTTTTGAAAATCAGCAACCAGCCGGAGGTTGCGAACCTGACAGGCTATCTCGTCCCGCTTGCCGGGGGAGCGATGCTGATCGCGGTGCTCCTGGATGCGGGTCTGGCTGTTTTTACTGCCTTTGTGACCAGCATCCTGGTCGGGATCATGATGGACGGGCAGTTGTCTTTCGTGATCGCGGGCCTGGCAGGAAGTCTGGCGGGGATTTACAGCATCTCCGCCTTGAGTGACCGGTCGGGTTTAATCCGGGGAGGTATTTACGTCTCCTCAGCGAATGCCGCCGCGATTCTGATCCTGGGCTTGCTCAACGAAGTAGGGGCAAGAACGGTGGTTTCGGGGGTGGGGATGGGGGTTTTGAACGGGTTCCTCTCCTCGGTCATGACCCTCGGGTGTCTCCCTTATCTGGAAGCCGCCTTTGGAATCACCAGTTCGGTCCGGCTTTTAGAGCTGGCCAATCCCAACCAGCCCTTGTTAAAGCGCTTGCTGATGGAAGCCCCCGGCACGTACCATCACAGCATCCTTGTCGGCAATCTCGCCGAGGCGGCGGCGCAGGCGGTCCAGGCAGATCCCCTGCTCGTGCGCGTCGGTTCCTATTACCATGATATCGGGAAGTTAAAGCGTCCCTATTTTTTCATTGAGAATCAGGTAATGAAGGAAAATCCTCACGAAAAGATTGCACCGAGCCTGAGCACGCTGATCATTACATCTCACGTCAAGGACGGGCTGGAACTCGCCCGGGAATTCAAACTTCCCCGCGATATTCAGGCGATTATCGAACAGCACCACGGTACGAGTTTGGTTGCCTATTTTTACCAGCGCGCCCTGGAAAGCGACCGGCCGGAACTGGTTGCAGAAGCTGACTTCCGGTATGATGCCGTAAAACCTCAGAGCAAAGAGGCTGCTCTCGTGATGCTGGCCGACAGTGTGGAAGCGGCGATCCGGGCGCTTCAGAAGCCTACTCCGGGACGTCTTGAGGGGTTAACCAGGAGGCTCATTAAGGAAAAGCTGCACGACGGTCAACTGGATGAATGTGACCTGACGTTCAAGGACTTGAACAGAATTGCTGCCGCGTTTGTACAGGTACTGGCGGGGATCTTTCATTCCCGCATCGAGTACCCCGAAACCGTAATCAGCGAATTTGAAAGGAGAAGGTCCAGGAGTGCAGTTGTTAATCAGTAA
- a CDS encoding diacylglycerol kinase family protein, producing MSRRTFAESFKDAGSGMRYCLGTQRNMRIHLAVACIALIAAWVMKLDRLEVALVVFAISLVLVAEMFNTALEKTIDLFITTYHPLARTAKHIAAGAVLVAALNAVLTGFFVFAPHLRACFG from the coding sequence ATGAGTAGGCGAACCTTCGCGGAAAGCTTTAAGGACGCCGGGTCGGGAATGAGATACTGCCTGGGGACGCAGCGGAACATGAGGATCCACCTTGCCGTAGCCTGCATTGCCCTGATTGCGGCCTGGGTGATGAAATTAGACCGGCTGGAGGTTGCACTGGTCGTTTTTGCCATCAGCCTCGTCCTTGTTGCCGAGATGTTCAATACCGCCCTGGAAAAAACGATAGATTTGTTCATCACCACTTACCACCCTCTGGCGCGCACCGCCAAGCATATTGCAGCAGGGGCGGTTCTGGTTGCGGCTTTAAACGCCGTGCTCACAGGGTTTTTTGTTTTCGCCCCCCACCTCCGCGCCTGCTTCGGCTAG
- the mgtE gene encoding magnesium transporter produces the protein MAQRTSKGKKDLNGIINLVKQHLAREDLHGITLIANEIQAADLAEVLAELKLEERVWVFVTLDNEKAAAVLNELDPRLVSPLLQALGAERVADIFEEMPSDDAADLLGELTEAEKKRLLTMMEVEDAADVEELLVYPEDTAGGIMTTEYVAIRQDITVGRAIEVLRETAPDAETIYYVYVINERGQLVGVISLRELIVASLETRIEQIMHRKVISVSVLADQEEVARVISKYDFLAVPVVDLDQVLVGIVTVDDVIDVIEEEATEDIYKLASSGEPEDLEMTTSFWRRAQLRLPWLLALLFGQLLASRVIDNFTNLLQVVTTLAVFITVMAGQAGNAATQSLAIVVRGLATGNLDRKRVFFVVLREAKVGITVGLICGIVLAAVGYLWLHNAALAITLGSALSINIFVGVILGTFIPLVIDRIGLDPALASGPFITTLTDIVSMAVYFSLAVLIFSLVVS, from the coding sequence ATGGCACAGAGAACCTCAAAAGGAAAAAAGGATCTAAACGGAATTATCAACTTAGTCAAACAGCATCTTGCACGGGAAGACCTGCACGGGATCACCCTCATCGCGAATGAAATTCAGGCTGCCGATCTTGCAGAAGTGCTCGCAGAACTGAAACTTGAAGAGCGCGTTTGGGTTTTCGTGACCCTGGACAACGAGAAGGCCGCCGCAGTCCTCAACGAACTCGATCCCCGGCTGGTTTCTCCTCTTCTTCAGGCCTTAGGGGCAGAACGGGTCGCCGATATTTTTGAAGAGATGCCCTCCGACGATGCCGCGGACCTCCTCGGTGAGCTTACCGAAGCTGAAAAGAAAAGGCTTCTCACCATGATGGAGGTCGAAGATGCCGCCGATGTGGAGGAACTCCTGGTTTACCCGGAGGATACCGCCGGCGGGATCATGACAACGGAGTACGTGGCCATCAGGCAGGACATTACGGTGGGGCGCGCCATTGAGGTGCTCCGGGAAACCGCTCCCGATGCCGAAACGATTTACTACGTCTACGTCATTAACGAGCGCGGTCAACTGGTCGGGGTCATCTCTTTACGGGAATTAATCGTGGCCAGCCTTGAGACGCGGATCGAACAGATCATGCACCGCAAAGTAATCTCCGTAAGTGTCCTTGCCGACCAGGAAGAAGTTGCCCGCGTTATTTCTAAATACGACTTTCTGGCGGTTCCTGTTGTGGATTTGGACCAGGTGCTCGTTGGAATTGTTACCGTTGACGACGTAATCGATGTCATCGAGGAAGAGGCCACCGAGGACATCTATAAACTGGCCAGCAGCGGCGAACCCGAAGACCTCGAAATGACCACCTCCTTTTGGCGGCGCGCCCAACTCCGTCTCCCTTGGCTCCTTGCACTCCTCTTTGGCCAGCTCCTCGCAAGCAGGGTAATCGATAATTTCACGAATCTCCTCCAGGTAGTCACGACACTCGCGGTCTTTATCACAGTAATGGCAGGCCAGGCCGGAAACGCGGCAACCCAGTCCCTCGCGATTGTGGTGCGCGGCCTTGCTACCGGCAACCTGGATAGAAAAAGGGTTTTCTTTGTAGTCCTGCGCGAGGCAAAGGTAGGGATTACTGTCGGTTTGATTTGCGGGATCGTTCTTGCGGCGGTCGGTTACCTGTGGCTGCACAACGCCGCCCTTGCAATCACCCTGGGTTCGGCGCTCTCGATTAATATCTTCGTAGGTGTCATTCTCGGTACATTTATTCCGCTGGTAATTGATCGGATTGGACTGGATCCCGCCCTGGCCTCGGGGCCCTTCATTACTACGCTTACAGATATTGTAAGCATGGCCGTTTACTTCAGCCTTGCGGTCCTCATTTTTAGTCTGGTGGTTTCTTAA
- the cybH gene encoding Ni/Fe-hydrogenase, b-type cytochrome subunit, whose protein sequence is MILRHTLAVRFFHWWNAVSIIMLILTGFYIHTPYGFPIFSSMDVARKIHFIFMYAVIAGLVGRLYYAFISGDSRNFKPRFRDIPNMIALMKYYTFLSDELPDWGEKYNPGQKMMYAGFVPLLIIQIVTGFILYWPTALNHWAVWLGGPIAVRYIHYIVAWVFVYCVAAHLYLDITEGIANIIGIISGHVPEDLHSRHRKHSSSFPRTWSPYRHGH, encoded by the coding sequence ATGATCCTTCGCCATACCCTGGCGGTCCGCTTTTTTCACTGGTGGAACGCGGTTTCGATTATCATGCTGATTTTAACCGGCTTTTATATTCATACACCTTATGGCTTTCCCATTTTTTCTTCAATGGATGTCGCCCGGAAAATCCACTTTATTTTTATGTACGCAGTAATCGCCGGTCTCGTGGGGCGCCTCTACTACGCCTTCATCAGCGGAGATTCCAGGAACTTTAAGCCCAGGTTCCGCGACATTCCGAACATGATTGCCTTGATGAAGTACTATACGTTCCTGAGTGACGAGCTCCCCGACTGGGGAGAGAAATACAACCCGGGCCAGAAGATGATGTACGCGGGCTTCGTCCCCCTGCTCATCATCCAGATCGTCACCGGCTTTATTCTCTACTGGCCGACTGCCTTGAATCACTGGGCCGTATGGCTCGGGGGCCCCATTGCCGTCCGCTACATTCACTACATTGTGGCCTGGGTTTTCGTCTACTGCGTTGCGGCTCACCTCTACCTGGACATTACCGAGGGGATTGCCAACATCATCGGGATAATCAGCGGACATGTTCCTGAGGATCTGCACAGCAGGCACCGGAAGCACAGTTCGTCGTTCCCCCGGACATGGAGCCCGTACAGGCACGGGCATTAA
- the era gene encoding GTPase Era, translated as MKSGFVCIVGRPNVGKSTLLNGMVGRKIAIVSEKPQTTRNRILGVFSTGDAQVAFLDTPGIHKPRHKLGEYMVKVAEKTLEEVDLVLYVVDASVPPGSGEEYILSRLSRVKTPVILVLNKIDLIQKHELLPLIEWFSGRAAFLAVIPVSALTGENLGELKKVIIENLPEGPFYYPPEMLTDQPERFIAGEIVREKVLMLTREEVPHSVAVAVEEMQLRPNQVLYLSAVVYVERDSQKAILIGKGGQMLKEIGRLARLELEAIFGNQVYLDIWVKVKKGWRDDEGALRSLGYEKTF; from the coding sequence ATCAAGTCGGGATTTGTTTGCATCGTCGGTCGTCCTAATGTAGGGAAATCAACTCTGCTCAACGGGATGGTGGGCCGGAAGATAGCGATTGTTTCCGAAAAGCCCCAGACTACGAGGAACCGAATTTTAGGGGTTTTCAGCACCGGGGATGCCCAGGTGGCTTTCCTGGATACTCCCGGTATCCATAAGCCCCGCCACAAGCTGGGGGAGTACATGGTAAAAGTGGCCGAGAAAACCCTGGAAGAGGTAGATCTGGTCCTTTACGTTGTTGATGCCTCCGTCCCCCCGGGATCCGGAGAAGAATATATTCTTAGCCGGTTAAGCAGGGTCAAAACACCGGTCATCCTCGTCCTCAATAAAATTGACCTGATCCAAAAACACGAGCTTCTCCCTTTAATCGAGTGGTTCTCCGGGCGGGCCGCCTTTCTGGCCGTCATTCCCGTTTCTGCTTTGACCGGGGAGAATCTCGGGGAACTCAAAAAAGTCATCATTGAAAATCTCCCAGAGGGACCCTTTTATTATCCTCCAGAAATGCTTACCGATCAGCCGGAGCGTTTTATCGCAGGCGAAATTGTCCGCGAGAAGGTACTGATGCTGACCAGGGAAGAAGTTCCCCATTCCGTTGCGGTCGCGGTAGAAGAAATGCAACTGCGGCCCAACCAGGTACTGTATCTTTCTGCGGTGGTTTACGTGGAACGAGATTCCCAGAAGGCCATCCTGATCGGAAAAGGGGGACAAATGCTGAAGGAGATCGGAAGGCTCGCCCGCCTGGAACTGGAAGCAATCTTCGGGAACCAGGTCTACCTCGATATCTGGGTTAAGGTGAAGAAGGGCTGGCGGGACGACGAGGGAGCGCTCCGTTCTTTAGGATACGAAAAAACCTTCTAG
- the ybeY gene encoding rRNA maturation RNase YbeY yields the protein MQLLISNEQNQVPVGEDLLGLVENALAEVLKEEGFFPEAEVSMVLVDDARMAGLNRKYRGIEGTTDVLAFPMLEEGSGKFTVPDPAEEILLGDIVISVPRALEQAAACGNSLAQEVVFLAVHGMLHLLGYDHGTPGEAARMRGKEKRVLDRLGFEVREDE from the coding sequence GTGCAGTTGTTAATCAGTAATGAGCAAAACCAAGTCCCTGTCGGTGAAGATCTCTTGGGATTGGTGGAAAACGCCCTCGCGGAGGTCCTCAAGGAAGAGGGCTTTTTTCCGGAGGCGGAGGTCAGCATGGTCCTCGTCGATGACGCCAGGATGGCCGGTTTGAACAGGAAATACCGGGGGATTGAAGGCACTACGGATGTACTTGCTTTCCCGATGCTGGAGGAGGGCTCCGGGAAGTTCACGGTTCCCGACCCGGCTGAGGAGATCCTGCTGGGAGACATCGTGATTTCTGTCCCCCGTGCCCTTGAGCAGGCCGCTGCCTGCGGAAACTCCCTCGCTCAGGAGGTGGTTTTTCTGGCGGTGCACGGCATGCTGCACCTGCTGGGCTACGACCACGGGACTCCCGGAGAAGCCGCCCGGATGCGGGGGAAGGAAAAGAGGGTGCTTGACCGGCTCGGCTTCGAGGTGCGTGAGGATGAGTAG